In Actinomycetota bacterium, the following are encoded in one genomic region:
- a CDS encoding DUF1232 domain-containing protein → MPTWLWLVVAGFLLWAVSCLVLAWSATRLPAGLLRDMAEFLPACVTTARRLRRDPAVPRRARVALLLAVVWVLSPIDLIPEFLPVIGPLDDVVAVVLLLRYAARAIPRPTLVAAWPANPATVERLLGRA, encoded by the coding sequence ATGCCGACGTGGCTGTGGCTGGTCGTTGCCGGGTTCCTGCTGTGGGCCGTCAGTTGTCTGGTGCTGGCATGGTCTGCCACCCGGCTGCCGGCCGGTCTGCTGCGGGACATGGCGGAGTTCCTGCCGGCCTGCGTCACCACCGCACGCCGGTTGCGGCGGGACCCGGCTGTCCCACGGCGAGCCCGAGTGGCGTTGTTGCTGGCGGTCGTGTGGGTGCTGTCACCGATCGACCTGATCCCGGAGTTCCTGCCGGTGATCGGCCCGCTCGACGACGTCGTGGCGGTCGTCCTGCTCCTGCGGTACGCCGCTCGCGCCATACCGCGCCCGACCCTGGTCGCGGCGTGGCCAGCGAATCCCGCCACCGTGGAGCGGCTGCTGGGTCGAGCCTGA
- a CDS encoding ATP-dependent DNA ligase: MELPVMPPIDPMLAKPAGDEVPAPDAVEGGLAYEPKWDGFRALIYRDGDEVQIWGRGGKDLTYCFPEVVAAALANLPERAVLDGELVVAHDGRLWFEELTNRIRPRSEAGKWKIAELAEQSPCAYVAFDALAVGEQALLAEPYRTRRAALERALAAAQPPFFVTPVTDDQSLAREWFSHFEGAGLDGLVCKPWQSPYTPGKRTLLKVKHARTTDVVVAGWRAHKEPDADGQRVVGSLLLGLYDERGTLHHVGVASSFSAARRAALLTELAPYAVGDAGLAGHPWASWAEQAAHLGSRLPGGVSRWTGTKDLSWIPLRAELVAEVAYDHMEGDRFRHVAQLVRWRPDRDPQSCTYDQLDRPVRFDLGDVLPGVRR, from the coding sequence ATGGAACTCCCCGTCATGCCGCCGATCGACCCGATGCTGGCCAAGCCCGCTGGCGACGAGGTGCCGGCTCCCGACGCGGTGGAGGGCGGCCTTGCGTACGAACCGAAATGGGATGGTTTCCGGGCCCTGATCTACCGCGACGGCGACGAGGTCCAGATCTGGGGCCGGGGCGGGAAGGATCTCACCTACTGCTTCCCGGAGGTCGTCGCGGCCGCCCTGGCGAACCTGCCGGAACGGGCAGTACTGGACGGCGAACTCGTGGTCGCCCACGACGGCCGGTTGTGGTTCGAGGAGTTGACCAATCGCATCCGGCCGCGGTCGGAGGCCGGCAAGTGGAAGATCGCGGAACTGGCCGAGCAATCACCGTGCGCCTACGTCGCCTTCGACGCGCTGGCCGTCGGCGAGCAAGCGCTGCTGGCCGAGCCCTACCGCACCCGGCGGGCAGCCCTGGAGCGTGCGCTGGCCGCCGCCCAGCCGCCGTTCTTCGTCACCCCGGTCACCGACGACCAATCCCTTGCCCGGGAATGGTTCTCCCACTTCGAGGGCGCGGGACTCGACGGCCTGGTGTGCAAGCCGTGGCAGTCGCCGTACACGCCGGGCAAGCGAACCCTGCTCAAGGTGAAGCACGCCCGCACCACCGACGTCGTCGTAGCGGGCTGGCGGGCACACAAGGAGCCGGACGCTGACGGTCAGCGTGTCGTCGGCTCGTTGCTACTCGGCCTGTACGACGAGCGCGGCACGCTGCACCACGTCGGCGTCGCCTCCTCGTTCAGCGCGGCGCGGCGAGCGGCGCTGCTGACGGAACTGGCGCCGTACGCCGTCGGCGACGCCGGGCTCGCCGGCCATCCGTGGGCCTCCTGGGCTGAGCAGGCGGCCCACCTGGGCAGCCGGCTCCCTGGCGGCGTGTCCCGCTGGACCGGGACGAAGGACTTGTCGTGGATCCCGCTGCGCGCCGAACTGGTGGCCGAAGTCGCCTACGACCACATGGAAGGTGACCGCTTCCGGCATGTGGCGCAGTTGGTCCGATGGCGACCCGACCGCGACCCGCAGTCGTGCACCTACGACCAACTCGACCGGCCGGTGCGGTTCGACCTCGGCGATGTCCTGCCCGGAGTACGCCGCTAG
- a CDS encoding pyrimidine reductase family protein has product MRMLLPAPAEDLADAAVDAVYAWPADRPWLRANMVATVDGAARAPGGLSRGISSRADKRLFGALRGLADVILVGAGTARAESYGAPSVRERYAAARTAAGQSASPALAVVSRSLDFDPDAPMFTAAGTRTIVLTVAAADRARQRALAEVATVIVAGDRTVDLATGLTALHERGLRRVHCEGGPCLLAELVADDLLDELCLSVSPLLAGGGYAGGVSTERILTGSPLPVAPAPLSLRSVLEEDGSLFLRYGRAS; this is encoded by the coding sequence GTGAGGATGCTGCTGCCCGCGCCGGCCGAGGACCTGGCCGACGCGGCAGTGGACGCGGTGTACGCCTGGCCCGCGGATCGACCGTGGCTGCGGGCGAACATGGTGGCCACCGTCGACGGTGCCGCGCGCGCCCCGGGCGGGCTGTCGCGCGGGATCTCCAGCAGGGCGGACAAGCGCCTCTTCGGGGCGCTGCGGGGACTGGCCGACGTCATCCTGGTCGGCGCGGGAACCGCGCGCGCCGAGTCGTACGGCGCGCCGTCGGTGCGGGAGCGGTACGCCGCAGCCCGGACGGCCGCCGGCCAGTCGGCCAGTCCCGCGTTGGCCGTGGTGAGCCGGTCGCTGGACTTCGACCCGGACGCACCGATGTTCACCGCTGCCGGGACTCGGACGATCGTGCTGACGGTGGCCGCCGCGGACCGGGCCCGCCAGCGTGCCCTGGCCGAGGTCGCCACGGTGATCGTGGCCGGCGACCGGACGGTCGACCTCGCGACTGGTCTGACCGCGCTCCACGAGCGGGGCCTGCGGCGGGTGCACTGCGAGGGCGGCCCGTGTCTGCTGGCCGAACTGGTCGCGGACGACCTGCTGGACGAGTTGTGCCTGTCGGTCTCACCGCTGCTGGCCGGCGGCGGGTACGCGGGTGGAGTCTCGACCGAGCGCATCCTCACCGGCTCGCCGCTGCCGGTCGCCCCGGCACCGTTGTCGCTGCGCTCCGTGCTGGAAGAAGACGGTTCCCTGTTCCTGCGCTACGGAAGGGCCTCGTGA
- the zapE gene encoding cell division protein ZapE, whose product MVPPPRFGEVTFDSYLPDAAYPSQAAALEHLRSFASTLHTAAIPRRSWRGRGKAAPTSSGVYLDGGFGVGKTHLLAALWREAPAPKAFGTFVGWTNLVGRMGFAQAVEAFSQYRLLCIDEFELDDPGDTVLVSTLLTRLAERGVSLAATSNTLPDRLGEGRFAAEDFLREIQGLAARFTTVRVDGTDYRNRGLPQAPVPSSDADVRATAGPAASLDGFDDLLDHLARVHPSLYGHLVAGVSATHLLEVSAVHDQARALRLVVLADRLYDRDIPVVTSGVPLDQVFAPDLLAGGYRKKYFRAISRLVALARQSDSAASAPTGRIPGPGSVG is encoded by the coding sequence ATGGTCCCGCCGCCGCGGTTCGGCGAGGTGACCTTCGACAGCTACCTGCCCGATGCTGCCTACCCGTCACAAGCCGCGGCGCTGGAACACCTTCGTTCCTTCGCTTCCACGCTGCACACCGCTGCGATACCCCGACGATCGTGGCGCGGCCGCGGCAAGGCTGCACCGACCAGTTCGGGGGTCTATCTGGACGGCGGCTTCGGTGTCGGCAAGACCCACCTGCTCGCGGCGTTGTGGCGTGAGGCGCCAGCCCCGAAGGCGTTCGGCACCTTCGTCGGCTGGACGAACCTGGTGGGGCGCATGGGCTTCGCCCAGGCGGTCGAGGCGTTCTCGCAGTACCGCCTGCTGTGTATCGACGAGTTCGAACTGGACGATCCCGGCGACACGGTGCTGGTCTCGACGCTGCTCACCCGGCTCGCCGAGCGTGGCGTCAGCCTGGCCGCCACCTCGAACACGCTGCCCGATCGGTTGGGCGAGGGCCGGTTCGCTGCCGAGGACTTCCTGCGCGAGATCCAGGGGCTGGCGGCGAGGTTCACCACGGTGCGCGTGGACGGGACGGACTACCGCAACCGGGGCCTGCCGCAGGCGCCGGTGCCGAGCTCGGACGCCGACGTACGGGCGACCGCGGGACCGGCGGCGTCGTTGGATGGATTCGACGACTTGCTGGATCACCTGGCACGGGTGCACCCGTCGCTGTACGGCCACCTGGTGGCGGGCGTATCCGCGACTCATCTGCTGGAGGTGTCCGCGGTGCACGACCAGGCCCGCGCGCTGCGCCTGGTCGTGCTGGCCGACCGGCTGTACGACCGCGACATTCCGGTGGTGACGTCCGGTGTGCCGCTCGATCAGGTCTTCGCCCCGGACCTGCTGGCCGGGGGCTATCGCAAGAAGTACTTCCGCGCGATCTCCCGGCTGGTTGCCCTGGCCCGGCAGAGTGACAGTGCCGCAAGTGCGCCGACCGGCCGCATCCCTGGCCCTGGATCGGTGGGCTAG
- a CDS encoding aldo/keto reductase — translation MRYRTFGTSGLRVSELFLGAMTFGESWGWGSPIEECRKVLEVYREAGGNVIDTANKYTNGESERIVGELLSGQRDQLVVATKYTLSIDGADPNASGNHRKSLRTSLEQSLRRLNTDYVDLLWVHVWDPHTPIHETMRALDDAVAAGKVLYVGVSDTPAWAISRANTMAELRGWSPFVAAQLPYSLAQRDIERELLPMAEELGLSVAAWSPLARGLLTGKFTQHTATEPTRIDPAQISERDLTIARALDAVAAELGATPSQVALAWIMARKPFIHPILGSRSVSQLTDNLAAAELRLPADAMRRLDDASAIPLGFPLEFFEATREFAYGPVVHQFDSRRPG, via the coding sequence ATGAGATACCGCACTTTCGGCACCAGCGGCCTACGAGTTTCGGAACTGTTCCTCGGCGCGATGACGTTCGGCGAGAGCTGGGGCTGGGGTTCGCCGATCGAAGAGTGTCGGAAGGTCCTGGAGGTCTACCGGGAGGCCGGCGGCAACGTCATCGACACCGCCAACAAGTACACCAACGGCGAGAGCGAGCGGATCGTCGGCGAACTGCTCAGTGGCCAGCGCGACCAGCTCGTCGTGGCCACCAAGTACACGCTGTCCATCGACGGCGCCGACCCGAATGCGTCCGGAAACCATCGCAAGAGCCTGCGAACCTCCTTGGAACAGAGCCTTCGCCGCCTCAACACCGACTACGTCGACCTGCTGTGGGTGCACGTCTGGGATCCGCACACCCCGATCCACGAGACGATGCGCGCGCTCGACGACGCGGTCGCGGCCGGCAAGGTCCTGTACGTCGGCGTCTCGGACACTCCCGCCTGGGCCATCTCCCGTGCCAACACCATGGCCGAACTCCGCGGCTGGAGCCCGTTCGTGGCCGCACAGCTGCCATACAGCCTGGCGCAGCGCGACATCGAACGTGAGTTGCTGCCGATGGCCGAAGAACTCGGCCTGTCGGTCGCGGCCTGGTCCCCACTGGCGCGGGGCCTGCTGACCGGAAAGTTCACGCAGCACACGGCGACCGAACCCACCCGGATCGATCCGGCCCAGATCAGCGAGCGCGACCTCACGATCGCGCGGGCCCTCGACGCGGTCGCCGCCGAGCTGGGCGCCACGCCGTCCCAGGTGGCGCTGGCCTGGATCATGGCCCGCAAGCCGTTCATCCACCCGATTCTCGGCAGCCGCAGCGTCAGCCAACTCACCGACAACCTCGCTGCGGCCGAACTCCGGCTGCCCGCCGACGCCATGCGCCGGCTGGACGACGCGAGCGCGATTCCCCTGGGGTTCCCGCTGGAGTTCTTCGAGGCCACCCGAGAGTTCGCGTACGGGCCAGTGGTGCACCAGTTCGACTCCCGGCGTCCCGGCTGA
- a CDS encoding SMP-30/gluconolactonase/LRE family protein, with protein MRAEPITEPITAFGESPVWDDAWGGLRWVDMFRGDILSLAADGAVRRHHVDSHVSTLRPRQGGGTVVACGRRLMLLDATEGTQFSETLPGNEAMLLNDGACDPEGRFYCGSWVSGRREAGHLYRLDPDRSVHVVLEKITSSNGLDWSPDGSRAYYVDTGTQRVDVFDYDAEGGLQNRRPFVTIDPGPDRIAPDGLCVDAEGGVWVALIRGGRVQRHTPRGDLDEIVEVATPHVTACTFGGPRLDQLFITTYRPAGADDPGPAGAVFQAPAGVAGQPVRPFAG; from the coding sequence ATGCGAGCCGAGCCGATCACCGAGCCGATCACCGCGTTCGGCGAGAGCCCCGTGTGGGACGACGCCTGGGGTGGCTTGCGCTGGGTGGACATGTTCCGTGGCGACATCCTCTCCCTCGCTGCCGACGGCGCCGTACGGCGTCACCACGTCGACTCCCACGTCTCCACGCTGCGGCCGCGCCAAGGCGGCGGCACCGTCGTTGCCTGCGGGCGACGCCTGATGCTGCTGGACGCCACGGAAGGCACGCAGTTCAGCGAGACGTTGCCTGGCAACGAGGCGATGCTCCTCAACGACGGCGCGTGCGACCCGGAGGGCCGGTTCTACTGCGGTTCCTGGGTCAGTGGGCGGCGCGAGGCAGGGCACCTGTACCGCCTCGATCCCGATCGCTCGGTGCACGTCGTCCTGGAGAAGATCACCTCGTCCAACGGCCTCGACTGGAGTCCGGACGGCTCGCGCGCCTACTACGTCGACACCGGTACCCAGCGGGTCGACGTGTTCGACTACGACGCCGAGGGCGGGCTGCAGAACCGGCGCCCCTTCGTCACCATCGACCCGGGGCCGGATCGCATCGCCCCCGACGGGTTGTGCGTCGACGCCGAGGGCGGGGTGTGGGTGGCACTGATCCGCGGCGGTCGAGTGCAACGCCATACGCCCCGGGGCGACCTCGACGAGATCGTGGAGGTCGCCACGCCCCACGTCACGGCCTGCACGTTCGGCGGACCGCGGTTGGACCAGCTGTTCATCACCACGTATCGCCCGGCCGGCGCGGACGACCCGGGACCTGCCGGCGCCGTCTTCCAGGCTCCCGCCGGAGTGGCCGGGCAGCCGGTCCGGCCCTTTGCCGGCTAA
- a CDS encoding anthranilate synthase component I family protein, with protein sequence MLYQLSHVRARTRSGAKRHPSPRGDLDPKRPGSAAPPGGPSGTGRIHRDGRQQDRPGGRVMTGIVGGPPYAELPPVAYLSGLLGTGLVDVATDLSVLDGTGRWAVLVTFEGDVVCARFADWRPASPAAAVAAGWRGPDRESWRSSLGETGFRAAVATVRDRIAAGVVYQVNVCRVVEAALPDPAQADVAALHAILTAGNPAPFSGMLRLPAAGVHVASASPELFLRRQRDVVESGPIKGTGRTAADLTAKDEAENLMIVDLVRNDLSRVSVTGSVSVPAFLRTEQHPGLVHLVSTVRGELADGIGWPEIFAATFPPGSVSGAPKSTALQLIAELEPSRRGPYCGALGWVDADRRTAELAVGIRTFWLADGTVRFGTGAGITWASDPGREWDETKLKAERLVRLASAGAAPC encoded by the coding sequence ATGCTCTACCAGCTGAGCCACGTCCGCGCACGCACCAGGTCCGGTGCGAAGCGACACCCTAGCCCACGGGGCGATCTCGATCCAAAGCGCCCAGGGAGCGCAGCGCCCCCCGGCGGCCCGTCCGGCACCGGCAGAATCCACCGCGACGGCAGGCAGCAGGATCGACCGGGCGGGAGGGTGATGACGGGCATCGTCGGCGGTCCGCCGTACGCCGAGCTGCCGCCGGTGGCGTACCTCAGCGGCCTGCTCGGCACCGGCTTGGTCGACGTGGCGACCGACCTGTCCGTCCTCGACGGCACTGGGCGCTGGGCGGTCCTGGTCACCTTCGAGGGCGACGTCGTCTGCGCTCGTTTCGCTGATTGGCGTCCGGCGTCCCCAGCAGCCGCAGTGGCGGCCGGCTGGCGTGGACCGGACCGGGAAAGCTGGCGCAGCTCGCTGGGGGAGACCGGTTTCCGGGCTGCCGTCGCCACGGTGCGCGACCGGATCGCGGCCGGGGTGGTGTACCAGGTCAACGTCTGCCGGGTCGTCGAGGCAGCCCTGCCCGATCCGGCGCAAGCCGATGTCGCTGCGCTGCATGCGATCCTGACAGCCGGCAACCCCGCTCCCTTCTCCGGAATGTTGCGGCTGCCGGCCGCGGGGGTGCATGTCGCGAGCGCGTCGCCGGAACTGTTCCTCCGGCGTCAGCGTGACGTCGTCGAGTCGGGCCCGATCAAGGGCACGGGCCGGACGGCGGCCGACCTCACGGCGAAGGACGAAGCCGAGAACCTGATGATCGTTGACCTGGTCCGCAACGACCTGTCCCGAGTCAGCGTCACCGGTTCGGTGAGTGTGCCAGCGTTCCTGCGCACCGAGCAGCATCCCGGGCTGGTCCACCTCGTGTCGACCGTGCGCGGCGAACTCGCCGACGGCATCGGCTGGCCGGAGATCTTCGCCGCCACCTTCCCGCCGGGCTCGGTCAGTGGTGCGCCCAAGTCGACTGCGCTGCAGCTGATCGCCGAACTGGAACCGAGCCGGCGAGGCCCGTACTGCGGTGCGCTCGGCTGGGTCGACGCCGATCGGCGTACCGCCGAACTGGCTGTCGGGATCAGGACCTTCTGGCTCGCCGACGGAACTGTCCGGTTCGGGACCGGGGCCGGCATCACCTGGGCGAGCGACCCGGGTCGCGAGTGGGACGAGACGAAGCTGAAGGCCGAGCGGCTGGTGCGACTGGCCTCCGCCGGCGCGGCGCCGTGCTGA
- a CDS encoding 4-amino-4-deoxychorismate lyase, whose product MKIWVGDRLLDDAEARVSVLDHGFTVADGVFETLKVVSGTPFALTRHLARLGHSARGLDLPPPPESIIRDAVAMTVQANVAALGALGRLRITWTAGAGPLGSERGGWAPTLVVATAPLQPWPPTAAVVTVPWTRNERGALAGLKATSYAENVVALARAQAQGASEALLANTQGQLCEGTGSNVFVVSGGRLLTPTLASGALAGITRALVVEWAEVEEADLPLAALGEADEVFLTSSTRDVQPVHVVDGRPLRAPGPVTAAVAELFAVRSAADADP is encoded by the coding sequence GTGAAGATCTGGGTCGGCGACCGTCTCCTCGACGACGCCGAGGCGCGCGTGTCCGTCCTGGACCACGGGTTCACCGTGGCGGACGGGGTCTTCGAGACCCTGAAGGTGGTCTCCGGCACGCCTTTCGCACTCACCCGGCACCTCGCCCGGCTCGGGCATTCGGCCCGGGGCCTGGACCTGCCGCCGCCGCCGGAGTCGATCATCCGCGACGCGGTCGCCATGACCGTGCAGGCCAACGTTGCCGCCCTGGGTGCGCTGGGCAGGTTGCGGATCACGTGGACCGCCGGCGCCGGACCGCTGGGTTCGGAGCGGGGCGGGTGGGCACCGACGCTCGTCGTCGCGACCGCTCCGCTGCAGCCCTGGCCCCCGACTGCTGCGGTGGTGACGGTGCCGTGGACCCGCAACGAGCGCGGCGCACTCGCCGGGCTCAAGGCCACGTCGTACGCCGAGAACGTCGTCGCGCTGGCCCGCGCGCAGGCGCAGGGCGCCAGCGAAGCGCTCCTGGCCAACACTCAGGGGCAGCTGTGCGAGGGGACCGGATCGAACGTGTTCGTGGTCTCCGGCGGCCGGCTTCTGACGCCGACCCTCGCCAGCGGAGCGCTGGCCGGGATCACTCGCGCCCTGGTGGTCGAGTGGGCGGAGGTCGAGGAGGCCGATCTGCCGCTGGCGGCGTTGGGCGAGGCCGACGAGGTCTTCCTCACCTCGAGCACGCGGGATGTCCAGCCCGTTCACGTCGTCGATGGCCGACCATTGCGCGCGCCCGGGCCGGTCACCGCGGCCGTGGCCGAGCTGTTCGCGGTGCGATCGGCCGCCGACGCGGATCCCTGA
- a CDS encoding XRE family transcriptional regulator encodes MLSESTLRRGAMAKTFSEYARAREAALTPAEQDIVRAFDQAAAFGSVILGARKARGLRQSDLAELSGVTQADISRIERGQVAPTTQTLLKLTTALSVEIQFVLTEDSGAPAESISLHVPVAG; translated from the coding sequence ATGCTGTCGGAGTCGACCTTGAGACGAGGAGCGATGGCCAAGACATTCAGCGAGTACGCGCGGGCGCGCGAAGCGGCTCTGACGCCGGCCGAACAGGACATCGTGCGTGCCTTCGACCAGGCCGCAGCATTCGGCTCGGTGATCCTCGGCGCGCGCAAGGCGCGTGGGCTCCGTCAGTCGGACCTGGCTGAACTCTCGGGAGTGACGCAGGCTGACATCAGCCGGATCGAGCGTGGTCAGGTAGCCCCGACCACGCAGACCCTGCTGAAGCTCACGACAGCACTGAGCGTGGAGATCCAGTTCGTGCTGACCGAGGACAGTGGCGCCCCGGCCGAGTCGATCAGTCTCCACGTTCCAGTTGCTGGCTAA
- a CDS encoding cupin domain-containing protein, with product MGDWSCQMTETTLAPVIQRSGEGEKRWFFGGGVFTWKLSRANNDISLIEIDMVEGKSTPIHTHPVSESMWVLDGRIQYRINDDEHELGTGDFVMVPAGVPHAFTVKSATAKVLGIQPTCECETFYRGASEPFEGSTCIVDFARIALSAQQNGGITLVGPPPF from the coding sequence ATGGGAGACTGGAGTTGTCAGATGACTGAAACGACACTTGCCCCGGTGATCCAACGGTCAGGCGAGGGCGAGAAGCGATGGTTCTTCGGCGGCGGAGTCTTCACGTGGAAACTCAGCCGCGCCAACAACGACATCAGCCTGATCGAAATCGACATGGTCGAGGGAAAGTCGACCCCGATTCACACCCACCCGGTCTCGGAGTCGATGTGGGTGCTCGACGGACGAATTCAGTACCGCATCAACGACGACGAACACGAGCTCGGCACCGGCGACTTCGTCATGGTTCCCGCGGGGGTGCCTCACGCCTTCACCGTCAAGAGCGCAACGGCCAAGGTGCTCGGCATCCAGCCAACCTGCGAGTGCGAGACCTTCTACCGCGGCGCCAGCGAGCCATTCGAAGGTTCGACCTGCATCGTGGACTTCGCCAGGATCGCACTCAGCGCTCAGCAAAACGGTGGCATCACCCTGGTCGGACCCCCACCCTTCTAG
- a CDS encoding TetR/AcrR family transcriptional regulator, whose amino-acid sequence MNPMSTDYLESGRKRQKQRTRDQLLAAARELINAGDTPTVEEVAEAAGISRPTAYRYFASRAELLVAAFPETGAASVLPDPPPAALDERVAAVARFVIDLVQDTEPQQRAMLRLSLGETPHELPLRQGRVIPWFVEALAPMTESIGEDGVHRLALALRAACGIETRVWLTDIAGLPPARVSALQQWMVDALVKRALEAPPP is encoded by the coding sequence ATGAACCCCATGTCAACGGACTACCTCGAGTCGGGTCGCAAGCGACAGAAGCAGCGCACCCGCGACCAACTGCTCGCTGCGGCGCGAGAGCTGATCAATGCGGGCGACACGCCCACTGTCGAGGAGGTCGCCGAGGCCGCCGGGATCTCTCGCCCCACCGCCTACCGCTACTTCGCGTCACGGGCCGAACTTCTCGTCGCGGCCTTCCCGGAGACAGGGGCAGCGTCAGTCCTTCCCGACCCGCCGCCGGCGGCCCTGGACGAACGCGTGGCCGCCGTTGCCAGGTTCGTCATCGATCTCGTGCAGGACACGGAACCCCAGCAGCGGGCGATGCTGCGCCTCTCGTTGGGAGAGACGCCGCACGAACTGCCGCTGCGCCAGGGCCGCGTCATTCCCTGGTTCGTCGAGGCGCTGGCGCCCATGACAGAGTCGATCGGCGAGGACGGCGTCCACCGGCTTGCGTTGGCACTGCGCGCCGCGTGTGGCATCGAGACCCGCGTCTGGCTGACCGACATCGCCGGACTCCCGCCCGCACGGGTCAGTGCCCTCCAGCAGTGGATGGTCGACGCACTCGTCAAGAGGGCCCTCGAAGCGCCGCCGCCGTGA
- a CDS encoding DUF1810 domain-containing protein, which produces MTDDPDDLQRFLRAQDADATYVRALAELRSGRKRSHWMWFVLPQLAGLGRSPTAVAYGIGSLSQARAYADHPVLGNRLRECATALLDLDTDDAEAVLGPVDALKLRSSMTLFARAVPTDHTFDSVLRKYFGGVPDPATDRLLAAGR; this is translated from the coding sequence TTGACCGACGACCCGGACGATCTGCAGCGATTCCTGCGGGCGCAAGACGCCGACGCGACCTACGTCCGTGCGCTCGCGGAACTACGCAGTGGACGCAAGCGCAGTCATTGGATGTGGTTCGTGCTGCCACAACTCGCCGGGCTCGGCCGTAGTCCTACGGCTGTCGCCTACGGCATCGGGTCGCTGAGCCAGGCGCGCGCGTACGCCGATCATCCCGTCCTCGGGAATCGGCTGCGCGAGTGTGCGACTGCCTTGCTCGACCTGGACACCGACGACGCCGAGGCCGTGCTCGGGCCGGTCGACGCGCTGAAACTGCGTTCGTCGATGACCCTGTTCGCCCGGGCTGTACCGACGGATCACACGTTCGACTCGGTGCTGCGCAAGTACTTCGGCGGCGTACCGGACCCGGCGACCGACCGACTGCTGGCCGCAGGCCGTTGA
- a CDS encoding glucose/sorbosone dehydrogenase-like protein: MTAASSRIVLAVTGATILLTGLSPAPTASATAAAMTAAAAPTTGTTATTVTAATTARAATTDAVPGAEPVAAAAARALAAPAVLPVADLRLTFTPVRGGLRQPTDVVATADGTGRLLVAERRGTVRLIRHGKLRSRPYLDLRRVVNAAGNEQGLLGLAVDPQFSRKPRLWVTYTRGDGALVLARVRATSYRALPRRSSLTVVLVVKHPAYDNHNGGDLAFGPDGYLYLGTGDGGGAGDPRNNAQNPRSLSGKLLRLDVTHSCHRKAYCIPPSNPFLGRPGMKKQIWLTGLRNPWRFSFDATTGDLWIADVGQNRWEEVDRVRPSQGGADLGWSCREGDAAYDAGHCRPGVASLAPVATLCHPGAVAGCTRSTGGQSLTGGYVYWGAAYAAVAAGTYVSVDWATGTALLVRDGTSATSASTPGVTAFGQTETGELVAVTYDGRLMSVGFTTG, from the coding sequence ATGACGGCGGCCAGCTCACGCATCGTCCTGGCAGTGACCGGCGCGACGATTCTTCTCACCGGGCTCTCGCCGGCGCCGACCGCATCGGCGACCGCCGCCGCCATGACCGCAGCCGCTGCACCCACAACAGGCACTACGGCGACGACGGTCACGGCAGCGACGACGGCCAGGGCAGCGACGACGGACGCCGTACCCGGGGCGGAGCCGGTGGCCGCTGCCGCGGCGCGTGCCCTGGCGGCCCCCGCCGTCCTCCCCGTCGCCGATCTGCGACTCACCTTCACTCCGGTGCGAGGTGGGTTACGGCAGCCGACCGATGTCGTGGCGACCGCGGACGGGACCGGGCGGCTGTTGGTCGCTGAGCGACGCGGCACGGTGCGGCTGATCCGCCACGGCAAATTGCGTTCCCGCCCCTATCTGGACCTGCGTCGGGTCGTGAATGCGGCCGGCAACGAGCAGGGTCTGCTCGGCCTGGCGGTGGATCCGCAGTTCTCGCGCAAGCCCCGGCTATGGGTCACCTACACCCGCGGCGACGGCGCCCTGGTACTGGCCCGGGTACGTGCGACGTCGTACCGGGCACTGCCGCGACGGTCAAGCCTGACGGTGGTGCTCGTGGTCAAACATCCGGCGTATGACAACCACAACGGGGGCGACCTCGCGTTCGGTCCGGACGGATACCTCTACCTCGGTACCGGCGACGGAGGCGGCGCCGGGGATCCGCGCAACAACGCCCAGAACCCCCGATCGCTGTCGGGCAAGCTGCTTCGGCTCGACGTCACGCACTCCTGCCACCGCAAGGCCTACTGCATTCCGCCGTCGAATCCCTTCCTCGGGCGACCGGGAATGAAGAAGCAGATCTGGTTGACCGGGTTGCGAAACCCGTGGCGGTTCTCCTTCGACGCCACCACCGGCGATCTGTGGATCGCCGACGTGGGCCAGAACCGTTGGGAGGAAGTCGATCGCGTCCGCCCGTCGCAGGGTGGTGCCGACCTGGGCTGGTCGTGTCGGGAAGGTGACGCGGCGTACGACGCGGGCCATTGCCGGCCGGGCGTGGCCAGCCTCGCTCCGGTGGCGACGCTATGTCACCCGGGTGCCGTTGCCGGCTGTACCAGGAGCACAGGCGGACAATCGCTGACCGGCGGGTACGTCTACTGGGGCGCGGCGTATGCGGCGGTCGCCGCGGGTACCTACGTCTCGGTGGACTGGGCCACCGGAACGGCGTTGCTGGTCCGAGACGGCACGAGCGCCACCAGCGCGTCGACCCCGGGTGTCACGGCGTTCGGCCAGACCGAGACCGGGGAGCTGGTGGCGGTGACGTACGACGGACGACTGATGTCGGTGGGCTTCACGACCGGCTGA